The following proteins come from a genomic window of Heyndrickxia acidicola:
- a CDS encoding dipeptidase — protein sequence MQIVDLHCDALMKMWEGKGRMSFLNSPELDTNKNRLSDGEIKIQCFAIFIPPEVKSDEKFQAALDQIHYFYTEVLGKHSEMKQIKDWEDIQLLAPGEIGIMLTLEGVDPIGNDLHRLHILYQLGVRSVGLTWNYANLAADGAREPRGGGLTLLGEEIVRFHNEHKILTDVSHLSEKAFWDVMDLAEYPIASHSNARALCNHPRNLNDSQSCAMFSKGGMIHVVFCPYFVKKEGTVFISDLIKHIDHFCSLGGVKKIGFGSDFDGIDSYIKGLENASCYQNLINELLKYYSEEQVAGFAHQNFINYVSNIG from the coding sequence TTGCAAATAGTTGATTTACATTGTGACGCTCTCATGAAAATGTGGGAAGGTAAAGGAAGAATGTCTTTTTTGAATTCTCCTGAACTGGATACCAATAAAAACAGATTGTCTGATGGCGAAATAAAAATTCAATGTTTTGCTATTTTTATACCTCCTGAAGTCAAGTCTGATGAAAAATTTCAGGCGGCACTTGACCAAATTCATTATTTTTACACTGAGGTTCTTGGAAAGCATTCGGAAATGAAGCAAATAAAAGACTGGGAAGACATTCAGCTTTTGGCTCCAGGGGAAATAGGCATTATGCTGACTTTAGAGGGAGTGGATCCAATAGGAAATGATCTTCATCGTCTCCATATTCTTTATCAACTGGGGGTGCGTTCTGTCGGACTGACTTGGAATTATGCCAATCTTGCAGCAGATGGTGCAAGAGAGCCTCGAGGGGGAGGACTTACATTATTGGGGGAGGAAATTGTCCGTTTCCATAATGAACATAAAATTCTTACAGATGTCTCTCATCTCAGTGAAAAAGCTTTTTGGGATGTAATGGATCTTGCAGAATATCCAATTGCGAGCCATTCCAATGCAAGGGCACTTTGTAATCATCCGCGAAATTTAAACGATTCCCAAAGCTGTGCCATGTTCTCTAAGGGAGGAATGATCCATGTTGTTTTCTGTCCATATTTCGTAAAAAAAGAAGGAACTGTTTTTATATCAGATCTAATTAAGCATATTGACCATTTTTGTTCGCTTGGCGGGGTCAAGAAAATTGGTTTTGGATCTGATTTCGACGGAATTGATTCTTATATTAAAGGCCTGGAGAATGCATCCTGCTATCAGAACCTGATAAATGAATTGTTGAAGTATTACAGCGAGGAGCAGGTTGCGGGATTTGCCCATCAAAATTTTATCAATTATGTGAGTAATATTGGTTAA
- a CDS encoding YjcZ family sporulation protein: MCGRCGGYGGYGYGGYGYGGGYGAGAGFALIVVLFILLIIVGAAYVY; encoded by the coding sequence ATGTGCGGTAGATGTGGTGGCTATGGCGGTTATGGCTATGGCGGTTATGGTTATGGCGGAGGATATGGTGCCGGAGCTGGATTTGCTCTAATTGTAGTATTATTTATCCTTCTGATTATTGTTGGTGCAGCATACGTTTATTAA
- a CDS encoding histidine kinase N-terminal domain-containing protein yields MQSVSESILNHLATTKEEFFSNWKKEIIESDKGVSESFVIPNMEMFYEVIQQSLMLPKKELNYLIEDLANKIAKTKLEGKTNIGDFVYNVEAAKTILYKMLHSSYPNWPHLPEVIESISYAFSYFLYYTVTVYTDKKNQIIEEKNQYITSTHQERLTILGQMTSSFVHEFRNPLTSILGFIQLLRAEQPNLPYLDIIENELDQLKFSISQFLLLSKREIIEQEKIAFRFKELLEEVLSFLYPRILEVNVEIIKEIEMDYTFQGYKDEIRQVLVNIIFNAIDVLAEKAMPTIRIHLAEENGFIQIQISNNGPKIPESLLDNIFEPFFTTKKSGTGIGLFVCKEIIEKHRGTLTCHSDDRWTNFTILLPLN; encoded by the coding sequence ATGCAATCTGTCAGTGAAAGCATTTTAAACCATTTGGCCACCACAAAAGAGGAATTTTTTTCTAATTGGAAAAAGGAGATTATCGAATCTGACAAGGGAGTTTCAGAAAGCTTTGTGATCCCTAACATGGAGATGTTTTATGAAGTTATTCAGCAGTCTCTTATGTTGCCTAAGAAAGAACTCAATTATTTAATCGAAGACCTGGCAAATAAAATTGCAAAGACGAAGCTGGAAGGAAAAACAAATATAGGAGATTTTGTATACAATGTCGAAGCAGCAAAAACCATCCTTTATAAAATGCTTCATTCCTCCTATCCAAATTGGCCGCATTTACCAGAAGTTATAGAATCCATTAGTTATGCTTTTAGCTACTTTCTGTACTATACTGTGACTGTTTATACTGATAAAAAAAATCAAATTATAGAAGAAAAAAATCAATACATAACTTCTACCCATCAAGAAAGACTAACAATCCTCGGCCAAATGACATCTAGTTTTGTACATGAATTCCGTAATCCATTGACATCCATTCTGGGGTTTATTCAGCTTCTTCGTGCGGAACAGCCGAATCTTCCCTATTTAGATATCATTGAAAATGAACTTGATCAGCTAAAGTTCAGCATCTCCCAATTCTTACTGCTATCTAAGCGGGAAATCATAGAGCAAGAAAAGATAGCCTTTCGATTTAAAGAACTGTTGGAGGAAGTTTTATCCTTCCTGTATCCCCGTATCTTAGAGGTCAATGTCGAAATTATAAAAGAAATTGAAATGGATTATACTTTTCAAGGGTATAAGGACGAGATCCGGCAGGTACTGGTGAATATTATTTTTAATGCTATTGATGTGTTAGCAGAGAAAGCTATGCCTACCATCCGTATTCATCTGGCTGAAGAAAATGGTTTCATTCAAATACAGATTTCGAACAACGGTCCAAAAATTCCTGAAAGTCTTTTGGATAATATTTTTGAGCCCTTCTTTACTACGAAGAAATCCGGTACAGGGATTGGCCTATTCGTATGCAAAGAAATAATTGAAAAGCACAGGGGTACATTAACCTGCCATTCAGATGATCGATGGACAAATTTCACAATACTCCTTCCTTTAAACTAG
- a CDS encoding gamma-glutamyl-gamma-aminobutyrate hydrolase family protein: protein MKPIIGITSDVDLNSKHILSNDYPQAVIQNGGVPVILPIGIDENVRQIAETIDGLLLSGGGDIDPAFFGEEPIQGLGEISPGRDSLELQLVKEMLEIDKPVLAICRGIQVLNVAAGGDMYQDIFSQASNPILQHKQKAARTHLSHSVNVVEQSILACVAGQTHFKVNSFHHQAIRKVPKPFIVTAWSSDGIIEAIESKEHKFVLGVQWHPENLAVNGDIISKRLFEQFIEASFD from the coding sequence ATGAAACCAATTATTGGTATCACATCAGATGTAGACTTAAACTCCAAGCATATTCTTTCAAATGATTATCCGCAGGCTGTTATACAAAATGGCGGTGTTCCGGTTATTCTGCCGATTGGCATTGATGAGAACGTAAGACAGATAGCTGAAACCATAGATGGTTTATTGCTAAGCGGTGGAGGAGATATTGATCCTGCCTTTTTTGGAGAAGAACCTATTCAGGGACTTGGTGAAATTTCTCCAGGCAGGGATAGCTTAGAGCTGCAGCTGGTCAAGGAGATGCTGGAAATAGATAAACCTGTGCTTGCCATTTGCCGGGGAATCCAAGTCTTAAATGTGGCCGCAGGCGGAGATATGTATCAGGATATCTTTAGCCAAGCATCAAACCCTATCCTTCAGCATAAACAGAAGGCAGCAAGAACGCATTTGTCGCATTCTGTAAATGTAGTTGAGCAAAGTATACTTGCATGTGTGGCGGGGCAAACCCATTTTAAAGTAAACTCTTTTCATCACCAGGCAATTCGAAAGGTTCCTAAACCCTTCATTGTGACGGCCTGGTCTTCTGATGGCATCATTGAGGCAATTGAAAGCAAAGAACACAAATTTGTACTTGGAGTCCAATGGCACCCGGAAAATTTAGCAGTGAATGGCGACATCATTTCCAAGAGACTTTTTGAACAGTTTATTGAAGCAAGCTTTGATTAG
- a CDS encoding GDSL-type esterase/lipase family protein: protein MKYLAIGDGLCAGMGASFLAPGFVQRHARLLENSLKEKVQVTTIARASNRSKDVMELLDNTFVLGKVKESDYIVLSAGQQDFLDAVKTFKVDNNEEGFQKTLRQCKHNIDDTINKIKEVKANQSYTITLLGFHNPYHEDPLAEKWIRHFHKHMACRACSSHVQSINLHQHFKGQEKKWCTKDSLYPNNEGHIEISKKLHELGTGNTE from the coding sequence ATGAAATACTTAGCCATAGGTGATGGTTTATGTGCAGGAATGGGTGCATCTTTTTTGGCACCAGGGTTTGTTCAAAGGCATGCCCGTCTGTTAGAAAACTCTTTAAAAGAAAAGGTTCAAGTAACCACTATTGCCCGTGCTTCCAACCGTTCGAAAGATGTAATGGAGCTTCTGGATAATACTTTTGTTTTGGGTAAAGTGAAAGAAAGTGACTATATTGTTCTATCGGCAGGACAACAGGATTTTTTGGATGCTGTGAAAACCTTTAAAGTAGATAACAATGAAGAAGGATTTCAAAAAACATTAAGACAATGTAAACATAATATTGATGATACGATTAATAAAATCAAGGAAGTAAAAGCGAACCAAAGCTATACGATTACACTTTTAGGGTTTCATAATCCTTATCATGAAGATCCACTTGCTGAAAAGTGGATAAGGCACTTTCATAAGCATATGGCATGCCGGGCATGTTCTTCACATGTACAATCTATAAATCTGCATCAGCATTTTAAAGGGCAGGAGAAAAAATGGTGTACAAAAGACTCCCTGTATCCAAACAATGAAGGGCATATTGAAATTTCAAAAAAATTACATGAGCTGGGAACCGGTAATACAGAGTAA